A genomic region of Gemmatimonadetes bacterium SCN 70-22 contains the following coding sequences:
- a CDS encoding HAD family hydrolase yields MSLPSRSDALALMHELTQSESLRKHMLAVEAAMRAYALEFGEEVERWGLAGLMHDFDYERWPNSAHAPDAEHPAEGVRLLRERGYPDDVLQAILGHAQYTGVARESRMAKTLFAVDELTGLITATALVKPSRSIHDVDARSVMKKMKDKAFARGVSREDVVNGAADLGVELEPHIQFVINAMRACAGDLGLAGVPAAAP; encoded by the coding sequence ATGTCGCTCCCTTCCCGCTCCGACGCCCTGGCCCTGATGCACGAACTCACCCAGAGCGAATCCCTTCGTAAGCACATGCTCGCCGTCGAGGCCGCCATGCGTGCCTACGCCCTCGAGTTCGGGGAAGAGGTGGAACGTTGGGGGCTTGCCGGGCTCATGCACGACTTCGACTACGAGCGCTGGCCCAATTCGGCCCATGCCCCGGACGCCGAGCATCCGGCGGAGGGAGTCCGGTTGCTCCGCGAGCGCGGCTACCCCGACGACGTCCTGCAGGCGATCCTGGGCCATGCGCAGTACACGGGGGTAGCACGCGAGAGCCGGATGGCCAAGACGCTGTTCGCCGTCGACGAGCTGACGGGGCTCATCACCGCGACCGCGCTCGTCAAGCCGTCGAGGAGCATTCACGACGTCGACGCCAGGTCGGTCATGAAGAAGATGAAGGACAAGGCCTTCGCCCGCGGAGTGAGTCGCGAAGATGTCGTTAACGGCGCGGCGGACCTCGGCGTCGAACTGGAGCCCCACATCCAGTTCGTGATCAACGCCATGCGTGCGTGCGCCGGTGACCTCGGGCTGGCCGGAGTTCCTGCAGCGGCACCGTGA